A section of the Alkalihalobacillus sp. LMS39 genome encodes:
- the ftsW gene encoding putative lipid II flippase FtsW, whose product MNYSFSKDNDWLLIITTFLLAAFGLIMVFSSSYVLALYEQGDYYYFIKRQLMWFGLASVAFALILHFPYAAYRKLSPFIVGISILLLALVLFVGTEVKGAQRWLQVGPLRMQPSEFVKIGIIIYLAQVYSSKQAYINQFVKGLLPPLIVVCVILGLIMGQPDLGTATSILLVTGLIVFFSGAKFTHLIGLGAIGASLFTVLAVFEPYRFQRLVGFRDPFANPVDSGYQLIQSYVAISHGGLTGTGLGQSVQKLLYLPEPHTDFILAIISEELGLFGVAFIFVCYFIILVKGVLIGAQCKSPFGSLLAYGIVFQIAIQVVFNVGAVAGMLPITGIPLPFISNGGSSLLVSLVSIAILANISKHNQKIKRMKEDVALSA is encoded by the coding sequence ATGAATTATTCATTTTCAAAGGATAATGACTGGCTTTTAATTATAACGACATTTTTGTTAGCTGCATTTGGCTTAATTATGGTGTTTAGTTCAAGCTATGTTTTAGCATTATATGAACAAGGAGATTATTATTATTTTATTAAACGACAATTAATGTGGTTTGGATTGGCTTCTGTGGCATTTGCTTTAATTTTGCATTTTCCTTATGCCGCTTATCGAAAATTATCACCTTTTATTGTTGGGATTTCAATTTTATTATTAGCATTAGTATTATTTGTGGGAACTGAAGTTAAAGGTGCCCAACGGTGGTTGCAAGTCGGACCATTACGAATGCAACCTTCTGAATTTGTTAAAATTGGTATTATCATTTATTTAGCACAAGTTTATTCTTCGAAGCAAGCATATATTAATCAGTTTGTAAAAGGGTTGTTACCTCCACTTATTGTAGTTTGTGTGATTTTAGGTTTAATTATGGGACAACCTGATTTAGGAACAGCAACATCCATTTTATTAGTTACCGGACTAATTGTCTTTTTTTCTGGTGCAAAGTTTACTCATTTAATTGGCCTTGGGGCAATAGGGGCATCTTTATTTACGGTGCTCGCGGTATTTGAACCCTATCGCTTCCAACGATTAGTTGGATTCCGCGACCCTTTTGCAAACCCTGTCGACTCTGGTTATCAACTAATTCAGTCCTATGTTGCGATTTCGCACGGGGGATTAACGGGAACTGGTTTAGGACAAAGTGTACAAAAACTTCTATATCTACCTGAGCCTCATACGGATTTTATTCTTGCTATCATATCAGAAGAATTAGGGTTGTTTGGAGTTGCCTTTATCTTTGTTTGTTATTTTATTATTCTTGTAAAAGGTGTGTTAATTGGCGCTCAATGTAAAAGTCCATTTGGAAGTTTATTAGCATATGGAATTGTATTCCAAATTGCCATTCAAGTTGTTTTTAATGTTGGCGCTGTGGCTGGGATGTTACCAATTACAGGGATCCCATTACCTTTCATTAGTAATGGTGGATCGTCACTCTTAGTGTCACTAGTTTCAATTGCTATTTTGGCTAACATATCCAAGCATAATCAAAAAATTAAAAGAATGAAGGAAGATGTCGCACTTTCAGCATAA
- a CDS encoding IS3 family transposase, with protein sequence MKFYFIYSHRDEHLVVKMCEVLSVSKSGYYKWVSSQNRESTEREKKRDELKKKIQQSFHTSFGTYGSPRVHDDLIDLGYIVSQKTVARLMKEMGLKATPEEKYIVTTDSNHDERIYPNLLNQNFKVDSPNKVWVTDITYIWTLEGWVYLASVMDLFSRKIVGWSQSSSMKKDLPLKALQMAITTRQPPEGLIHHSDRGSQYCSTDYIQTLKEKRMIISMSRTGNPYDNACIESFHATIKKELIYRRRFKTRSEAIKTVNYYINNFYNERRKHSTLGYFSPNNFERKYSTSIESVS encoded by the coding sequence ATGAAATTTTATTTCATATATTCCCACCGAGATGAGCACTTGGTTGTGAAGATGTGCGAAGTCCTATCTGTATCTAAGAGTGGGTATTACAAATGGGTATCCAGTCAAAATAGAGAATCGACCGAACGAGAAAAGAAGAGAGATGAACTTAAAAAAAAGATACAACAATCATTTCATACAAGTTTTGGGACATACGGAAGCCCAAGGGTTCATGATGATTTGATTGATTTGGGATATATAGTTTCCCAAAAGACCGTTGCACGGTTAATGAAAGAAATGGGCCTAAAGGCGACACCTGAAGAAAAATATATAGTTACTACAGATTCTAATCATGACGAGCGAATTTATCCTAATTTACTTAACCAAAATTTCAAAGTAGATAGCCCTAATAAGGTTTGGGTAACGGACATTACTTATATTTGGACATTAGAGGGCTGGGTTTATTTAGCCTCTGTCATGGATTTGTTTTCGAGAAAAATTGTAGGATGGAGTCAAAGTTCGTCAATGAAAAAGGATTTACCATTAAAAGCTCTACAGATGGCTATTACGACGCGTCAACCGCCCGAGGGGTTAATTCATCACTCTGATCGTGGTTCTCAATATTGTTCAACAGACTATATTCAAACATTAAAAGAAAAAAGAATGATAATAAGTATGAGTAGAACAGGAAACCCTTATGACAACGCTTGTATCGAATCTTTTCACGCAACTATTAAGAAGGAATTGATTTACAGGAGGCGCTTTAAAACTCGTTCAGAAGCTATTAAAACGGTCAACTACTATATTAATAATTTTTATAATGAAAGAAGAAAACATTCAACCTTAGGATATTTCTCTCCAAATAATTTTGAGAGAAAATATAGCACAAGCATAGAATCAGTCTCATAA
- a CDS encoding transposase has protein sequence MGKHHDHEYKEYVAKLVVEEGRVAREVAYELEIPTTTIHRWVQNYKGKVKAAKEPSEYVTPSELEKLKKAHQKEIEKLKEENEILKKAMHIFTKNQG, from the coding sequence ATGGGTAAGCACCATGATCATGAATATAAGGAGTATGTGGCTAAATTAGTTGTAGAAGAGGGAAGAGTGGCACGCGAGGTGGCTTATGAACTGGAAATCCCAACTACAACGATACACAGGTGGGTTCAAAATTATAAAGGGAAAGTAAAGGCAGCAAAAGAACCATCAGAATATGTGACTCCTTCGGAGTTAGAAAAGCTAAAAAAAGCACATCAAAAAGAAATTGAAAAGCTTAAGGAGGAAAATGAGATATTAAAAAAGGCCATGCATATCTTCACGAAAAACCAGGGATGA